In Aurantimicrobium minutum, the following proteins share a genomic window:
- a CDS encoding non-heme iron oxygenase ferredoxin subunit produces MAAEKVCAVSDLVQDQAKRVVAGGIPIALVLDSAGDIHAIGDTCTHGDISLAEGFVEDNTLECWAHGSKFELTTGKPLTLPAYEPVPVFVVEVIDGEVFIDPTVTKEI; encoded by the coding sequence ATGGCTGCTGAGAAAGTTTGTGCCGTATCTGATCTTGTCCAAGATCAGGCAAAGCGCGTTGTCGCCGGGGGAATCCCAATTGCACTGGTCTTGGATTCTGCTGGAGATATTCACGCTATAGGTGATACCTGCACTCACGGAGACATTTCCTTGGCTGAAGGCTTCGTCGAGGACAACACGTTGGAATGTTGGGCTCACGGCTCCAAGTTTGAACTCACCACCGGCAAGCCTCTTACGTTGCCTGCCTACGAACCTGTCCCAGTTTTTGTCGTTGAAGTTATCGACGGCGAAGTATTTATTGACCCCACCGTTACGAAAGAGATCTAA
- the sufC gene encoding Fe-S cluster assembly ATPase SufC has protein sequence MSTLKITDLHVSVETEQGTKQILRGVNLEINSGETHAIMGPNGSGKSTLAYTIAGHPKYTVDSGSITLDGEDVLEMSVDERAKAGLFLAMQYPVEIPGVTVTNFLRTAKTAIDGETPALRTWIKDVREAMANLRMDASFSERNVNEGFSGGEKKRHEILQLELLKPKFAVLDETDSGLDVDALKIVSEGVNRAKENNNLGVLLITHYTRILRYIKPQFVHVFVNGKVAEEGGPELAERLENEGYDRYLEIA, from the coding sequence ATGTCAACTCTGAAGATCACCGACCTGCACGTCAGCGTGGAGACCGAACAGGGCACCAAGCAGATTTTGCGCGGCGTCAACTTAGAGATCAATTCTGGTGAAACCCACGCCATCATGGGTCCAAACGGTTCGGGCAAATCCACTCTTGCCTACACAATTGCTGGACACCCTAAGTACACCGTGGACAGTGGATCGATCACCCTCGACGGTGAAGACGTTCTCGAGATGAGCGTTGATGAGCGTGCAAAGGCGGGTCTCTTCCTGGCAATGCAATACCCCGTCGAGATTCCAGGCGTCACCGTCACCAACTTCCTACGTACGGCAAAAACCGCTATTGATGGTGAAACACCTGCTCTGCGCACCTGGATTAAGGACGTCCGTGAAGCTATGGCAAACCTTCGCATGGATGCAAGTTTCTCTGAGCGCAACGTCAACGAAGGATTCTCTGGAGGAGAAAAGAAGCGCCACGAAATTCTTCAGCTTGAACTCCTTAAGCCAAAGTTTGCTGTGTTGGATGAGACAGACTCAGGTCTTGACGTTGACGCATTGAAGATCGTTTCTGAAGGAGTAAACCGCGCCAAGGAAAACAACAACCTCGGTGTTCTCCTCATTACGCACTACACCCGCATTCTTCGCTACATCAAGCCACAGTTTGTCCACGTTTTTGTCAACGGTAAGGTTGCCGAAGAAGGTGGCCCTGAGCTGGCAGAACGCCTCGAGAACGAGGGCTACGACCGCTACCTCGAGATTGCGTAA
- a CDS encoding metal-sulfur cluster assembly factor: MSSELSDERYNQCIDALKEVMDPELGINIVDLGLIYDLKWDDENDALIIHMTLTSAGCPLTDVIEEQTAEALDGVVEAFRINWVWMPPWGPEKITDDGRDMMRALGFSI; encoded by the coding sequence ATGTCCTCTGAACTCTCCGATGAGCGCTATAACCAATGCATTGACGCGCTCAAAGAGGTCATGGACCCTGAACTGGGTATCAACATCGTTGACCTGGGCTTGATTTATGATCTCAAGTGGGATGACGAAAACGATGCACTAATCATTCACATGACTCTCACCAGTGCAGGATGCCCTCTGACTGATGTCATTGAAGAGCAAACGGCTGAAGCACTCGATGGTGTTGTTGAGGCGTTTCGCATCAACTGGGTGTGGATGCCACCATGGGGTCCAGAGAAGATTACTGATGATGGTCGCGACATGATGCGCGCATTGGGTTTCTCTATCTAG
- a CDS encoding cystathionine gamma-synthase, with protein sequence MAQGFNTRSIHAGQTSDPTTGAVVPPIYLSSTFEQDVPGTPLNGFEYSRCDNPTRTALQHNLASLEGGLLAYSFASGMAAEDAFFRSVLKPGDHIVLGNDAYGGSYRTIAQVYGPLGIGHSTIDFADLAKVEELIASTKPKVVRIETPTNPLMSIVDIEAVAAISHRHGALVLVDNTFATPALQRPFELGADVVLHSTTKYLGGHSDVVGGAIVLKDADLAEKVAQIQNWMGAISSPFDAYLTIRGIKTLGIRMERHSENALALAQRFEGHAAVERILYPGLTSHPGHEIAARQMSAFGGMMSIQLAGGEAAATTLLTRTKLFTLAPSLGGVESLIEHPGLMTHHSVEGTALEVPANLVRISVGIEDIDDLIEDLAQALDSLL encoded by the coding sequence ATGGCACAGGGTTTTAACACCAGATCGATTCACGCAGGACAAACTTCCGACCCCACCACTGGGGCAGTTGTTCCTCCGATTTATTTGTCTTCCACCTTTGAACAGGACGTTCCTGGAACTCCTCTGAACGGTTTTGAATATTCACGCTGTGATAACCCCACGCGCACAGCGCTGCAGCACAATCTTGCCTCGCTGGAAGGCGGATTGCTTGCCTATTCCTTTGCCAGCGGAATGGCAGCAGAAGATGCCTTCTTCAGATCAGTTCTCAAGCCTGGAGACCACATTGTCTTAGGCAATGATGCTTACGGTGGTTCCTATCGTACGATTGCGCAGGTGTATGGGCCTCTCGGCATTGGCCATTCAACTATCGATTTTGCTGACCTTGCCAAGGTTGAAGAGCTCATTGCGTCCACGAAACCCAAAGTTGTGCGGATTGAGACGCCCACTAACCCACTGATGAGCATCGTTGATATTGAGGCTGTTGCCGCAATTTCTCATCGTCATGGTGCACTTGTACTTGTCGATAACACGTTTGCCACTCCAGCTCTGCAGCGTCCATTTGAACTCGGTGCTGATGTCGTGTTGCATTCGACCACCAAGTATCTCGGCGGCCACAGCGATGTTGTTGGTGGCGCCATCGTTCTCAAAGATGCAGATCTTGCTGAGAAAGTAGCCCAGATTCAAAACTGGATGGGAGCTATCTCATCACCTTTTGACGCCTATCTGACAATACGTGGCATCAAAACCCTCGGCATCCGCATGGAGCGCCACTCAGAGAATGCACTCGCCTTGGCTCAACGGTTTGAAGGCCATGCTGCTGTTGAACGCATTCTCTATCCAGGTTTGACCTCTCACCCAGGGCACGAGATAGCGGCTCGGCAAATGTCTGCATTTGGCGGCATGATGTCGATCCAGCTTGCCGGGGGTGAAGCAGCCGCCACAACACTGCTCACTAGGACCAAACTCTTCACTCTTGCTCCATCACTCGGAGGAGTGGAATCTCTGATTGAACACCCTGGGCTGATGACACATCACTCCGTTGAAGGAACTGCACTCGAGGTCCCAGCGAACCTCGTTCGCATCAGTGTAGGCATCGAAGACATCGATGATCTCATCGAAGACCTTGCGCAAGCATTAGATTCTCTGCTGTAA
- a CDS encoding biotin transporter BioY, which translates to MSNITLAASRPVLADRLGARSIATDIAFIAAGAALTAGAAQIVIPMWPVPITGQTFAVLFVGATLGSLRGALSMLLYIGLGVAGLPVFAEGGAGLAKVLGPTGGYMIGFVLAAALVGWLAQREWDRKVLGTIGAFLAGTVVIYAVGLPWLSVALGQLGYPNDLSATLQAGLYPFIPGDILKALIAGGLLPFAWKLVNRAK; encoded by the coding sequence ATGTCGAACATCACTCTTGCTGCTTCACGCCCTGTTCTCGCTGACCGCCTTGGTGCGCGCAGCATCGCAACCGACATCGCTTTCATTGCTGCAGGAGCCGCACTGACTGCTGGTGCCGCACAGATTGTTATCCCGATGTGGCCTGTTCCCATCACCGGACAGACTTTTGCTGTGTTGTTCGTCGGCGCAACTCTCGGCTCATTACGTGGCGCACTTTCCATGCTTCTCTACATCGGCCTCGGCGTTGCAGGTCTTCCTGTCTTCGCAGAGGGTGGCGCAGGCCTGGCTAAGGTTCTTGGCCCCACCGGCGGTTACATGATCGGCTTTGTCCTTGCTGCTGCGCTCGTTGGCTGGTTGGCACAGCGCGAATGGGATCGCAAGGTTCTTGGCACCATCGGTGCATTCCTGGCCGGAACGGTTGTGATCTACGCAGTTGGTCTCCCCTGGCTTTCAGTTGCCCTCGGTCAGCTGGGATACCCCAACGACCTTTCCGCAACGTTGCAGGCAGGTCTCTACCCCTTCATTCCTGGAGACATCCTCAAGGCTTTGATCGCTGGTGGACTTCTTCCGTTCGCTTGGAAGCTCGTCAACCGCGCCAAGTAA
- a CDS encoding ABC-F family ATP-binding cassette domain-containing protein produces MLNVQDLELRVGARVLMSEVSFRVSNGDKIGLVGRNGAGKTTLTKTLAGDLQPAEGTIEISGEIGYLPQDPRSGDPEELARTRILNARGLGSLVQGMAENSLLMGDSNEKVAADAMRKYGELADRFDALGGYAAEAEAASIASNLQLPDRILDQPLKTLSGGQRRRIELARILFSGADTMLLDEPTNHLDADSVVWLREFLKGYQGGLIIISHDVELVGETVNRVFYLDANRQVIDIYNMNWKNYQKQREQDEQRRKRERANAEQKASTLQAQAAKMGARASGAVAAKQMARRAETLLAGLDEVRQSDKVAKLRFPDPAPCGKTPLMAEDLSRSYGSLEIFTAVDLAIDRGSRVVILGFNGAGKTTLLRILAGVDKPDTGHVIEGHGLKVGYYAQEHETLRVQDSVLQNMVSAASHMTETECRKVLGSFLFTGDDVLKPAGVLSGGEKTRLALAMLVVSSANVLLLDEPTNNLDPVSREEILGALATYKGSVVLVSHDPGAVEALNPERVLILPDGIEDHWNKEYADLVELA; encoded by the coding sequence GTGCTCAACGTCCAAGACCTTGAGCTGCGCGTAGGTGCCCGAGTGCTCATGTCGGAAGTTTCCTTCCGCGTCTCCAATGGAGACAAGATTGGTTTAGTCGGCCGTAACGGTGCTGGTAAAACCACTTTGACGAAAACACTCGCTGGCGACTTGCAACCAGCTGAGGGAACCATCGAGATTTCAGGTGAGATTGGTTATCTCCCTCAGGACCCTCGCTCCGGCGATCCTGAAGAGCTAGCCCGAACCCGTATTCTCAATGCCCGCGGTTTGGGCTCTTTGGTCCAGGGCATGGCTGAGAACAGTCTCCTGATGGGCGACTCCAACGAAAAAGTTGCCGCGGACGCTATGCGCAAATACGGCGAATTAGCTGACCGTTTTGATGCCTTGGGTGGCTATGCGGCTGAGGCTGAGGCCGCTTCGATTGCCTCCAACCTGCAATTGCCTGACCGCATTCTCGATCAACCTCTCAAGACTCTGTCGGGTGGTCAACGCAGACGCATTGAACTGGCACGAATTTTGTTCTCCGGTGCAGACACGATGCTCTTGGATGAGCCCACCAACCACTTGGATGCTGATTCAGTCGTCTGGCTTCGAGAATTTCTCAAGGGATATCAGGGTGGACTCATAATCATCAGCCACGATGTGGAGCTGGTGGGCGAAACAGTCAATCGAGTGTTCTATCTCGATGCCAATCGCCAGGTCATCGACATTTACAACATGAACTGGAAGAACTACCAAAAGCAGCGTGAGCAAGACGAGCAACGCCGTAAGCGAGAGCGTGCCAACGCAGAACAAAAAGCTTCTACATTGCAAGCACAAGCAGCAAAGATGGGTGCGCGAGCCTCGGGAGCAGTAGCGGCGAAGCAAATGGCTCGTCGAGCTGAAACCCTCCTCGCAGGATTGGATGAGGTTCGTCAAAGCGACAAGGTTGCTAAATTACGTTTCCCCGACCCAGCGCCATGTGGCAAGACCCCACTTATGGCGGAAGACCTTTCGAGGTCCTATGGATCCTTAGAAATCTTCACCGCAGTGGATCTAGCAATTGACCGCGGATCTCGTGTGGTGATCCTCGGTTTCAACGGTGCAGGAAAAACTACACTGCTACGCATCCTGGCCGGGGTGGATAAACCTGACACCGGGCACGTCATTGAAGGTCATGGGCTCAAGGTCGGCTACTACGCCCAGGAGCACGAAACTCTCCGTGTTCAAGACTCAGTCCTGCAAAACATGGTTTCTGCCGCTTCTCACATGACTGAAACCGAATGCCGGAAGGTGCTGGGTTCCTTCCTGTTCACTGGCGATGATGTTCTCAAACCAGCCGGTGTTCTCTCCGGTGGAGAGAAGACTCGCTTGGCTCTGGCCATGCTTGTTGTCTCCAGTGCAAATGTTTTGCTCTTGGATGAGCCCACCAACAACCTGGACCCCGTCTCTCGTGAAGAAATCTTGGGAGCATTAGCCACCTATAAAGGCTCTGTCGTGTTGGTTTCTCACGACCCTGGTGCCGTTGAAGCCTTGAATCCAGAACGTGTGTTGATCCTCCCAGACGGCATCGAAGACCACTGGAACAAGGAATACGCAGACCTCGTGGAGCTGGCCTAA
- a CDS encoding collagen-like protein, whose product MKQKRTRLVLITSALLSAVLLTSCNSQTPEVSPTSTDSCERAVTAGLSAYELWITQGNTGSLQDFFDSLVGEKGEDGYVGADGVNGEPGAPGKPGASAYQLWLDAGNSGTPEDFLNSIAGADGLDGLNGLSAYQLWLSLGNSGTTQDFLDSLVGATGQQGIPGVCTAGDVGPQGPAGPVGPSGSPGPTGATGPQGIQGIQGIQGPIGVSPVLYYGSFYDTTDQANNPVNTVRAMRLNNVTPGVDGVIGDGVSVVNGSRITIAHTGVYNLQFSAQLYNGSGAATVDIWLAKNGQPVAQTNTQEYIPANNRVVAAWNFVVDATAGDYYEFMWYAGSDVNTVINSVGPRTVGSYTIPAIPGLIVTVTQAR is encoded by the coding sequence ATGAAACAGAAAAGAACACGGTTAGTACTCATCACGAGTGCACTGCTTTCTGCTGTGTTGTTGACATCCTGCAATAGCCAAACCCCAGAGGTTTCCCCCACATCTACTGATTCGTGTGAACGAGCCGTCACCGCAGGCCTAAGTGCCTATGAATTGTGGATTACCCAGGGGAACACAGGATCACTCCAAGACTTCTTCGACTCACTTGTTGGAGAAAAAGGTGAAGATGGCTATGTCGGGGCAGATGGTGTCAATGGCGAACCAGGAGCTCCGGGAAAGCCCGGAGCAAGTGCCTACCAACTGTGGCTTGATGCCGGTAATTCTGGAACTCCAGAAGATTTTTTGAATTCCATTGCCGGTGCTGATGGCCTCGATGGGCTCAATGGCCTCAGCGCCTATCAACTGTGGTTATCCCTAGGGAACTCGGGAACTACTCAAGACTTCCTTGATTCTTTAGTCGGGGCAACCGGACAGCAAGGAATTCCTGGGGTGTGTACCGCAGGAGATGTGGGTCCACAAGGGCCTGCCGGCCCAGTAGGACCATCAGGTTCGCCTGGTCCCACTGGAGCAACTGGCCCACAAGGTATTCAAGGAATACAGGGTATTCAGGGACCTATTGGCGTAAGCCCAGTGCTGTACTACGGATCTTTCTACGACACGACAGATCAGGCTAATAACCCTGTCAACACGGTGCGCGCAATGCGGTTGAACAACGTCACCCCTGGAGTGGACGGAGTTATCGGAGATGGTGTTTCAGTCGTGAATGGTTCACGCATCACGATTGCTCACACAGGGGTATACAACCTTCAATTTTCTGCACAGCTATACAACGGCTCTGGCGCTGCGACTGTTGATATTTGGTTGGCAAAAAATGGACAACCAGTTGCCCAGACAAATACTCAGGAGTACATCCCTGCCAATAACAGAGTTGTTGCCGCGTGGAACTTTGTTGTGGATGCAACTGCAGGGGATTACTACGAATTCATGTGGTACGCCGGTTCGGATGTCAACACTGTCATTAATTCTGTTGGACCTCGAACAGTTGGTTCCTACACAATCCCAGCCATTCCTGGTTTGATCGTCACCGTTACTCAAGCCCGCTAG
- a CDS encoding trimeric intracellular cation channel family protein gives MLIAEPLDVPGWVNALAIGVGSLQGAIYASGFRDRRLDLFGIAVIGIATGLGGGFLRDILLNRLPIALTENWYIIVAVGAALLGMLLARLIRRVDWLITALDALALGLFGALGTTAALVSGLPFVPALFVGVITAVGGGFIRDLLLNMPISVMHVGSLYAIAAAAGSIALLLCNEANIGLEVSVPLSVAVTTILRLLAVRFGWSLPEQRMLKSLRNPKLVRPTDLTGPIETPRDL, from the coding sequence GTGTTGATAGCTGAGCCCCTAGATGTGCCCGGATGGGTGAATGCGCTCGCTATTGGCGTTGGTAGCCTTCAGGGCGCAATCTATGCCTCTGGTTTTCGCGATCGCAGGCTCGACCTCTTCGGTATTGCCGTTATTGGTATCGCTACTGGGCTGGGTGGTGGATTCCTTCGAGATATCCTGCTCAACCGTTTGCCTATCGCACTCACTGAGAACTGGTACATCATTGTTGCTGTCGGTGCGGCGCTGTTGGGGATGTTGCTCGCACGACTGATCCGTCGAGTTGACTGGCTCATTACGGCGTTGGATGCCTTGGCACTTGGTTTGTTTGGCGCATTGGGCACCACAGCTGCACTCGTGTCGGGACTGCCTTTCGTGCCAGCCCTGTTTGTAGGCGTCATTACCGCTGTCGGTGGTGGTTTCATCCGAGACCTGCTTCTAAACATGCCCATTTCTGTCATGCACGTGGGCTCGCTCTATGCCATTGCCGCAGCGGCGGGATCGATTGCTTTGCTCTTGTGTAACGAAGCAAACATCGGTTTAGAAGTGAGTGTTCCACTGAGTGTTGCCGTGACGACAATTCTGAGATTGCTCGCGGTGCGCTTTGGTTGGTCTTTGCCTGAACAGCGCATGTTGAAGTCTTTGCGCAACCCGAAGCTTGTTCGCCCCACCGACTTAACCGGCCCTATCGAAACTCCGCGAGATCTCTAA
- the recO gene encoding DNA repair protein RecO has translation MPVYRDEGVVLRTHKLGEADRIVTLLTKTHGKVRAVAKGVRRTSSKFGARLEPFMVADIQFYQGRSLDTIQQAETLASYGADIVDDYARFTAANVMVETADKVTELESSSQQYLLLIGALRSLSRQEHPTELTLDSYLLRALSMAGWAPSFDGCAKCAAEGPHESFIVQLGGMVCTQCAPPGSAHIVPQVVLLLDALVRGEWDVAEAVPVEYWSKASALVSAYTQWHLERTLRSLEHVAR, from the coding sequence ATGCCGGTTTACCGCGACGAGGGCGTGGTGTTGCGCACACACAAACTCGGCGAAGCTGATCGAATAGTGACGCTGCTGACAAAAACGCATGGCAAAGTTCGTGCAGTGGCTAAAGGTGTTCGGAGAACTTCCTCCAAATTTGGTGCCCGCCTGGAGCCTTTTATGGTGGCGGATATCCAGTTTTATCAAGGTCGAAGCCTAGATACTATTCAGCAGGCTGAAACATTAGCCTCCTACGGAGCAGATATCGTGGATGATTATGCTCGCTTTACGGCGGCCAATGTCATGGTCGAAACAGCGGACAAAGTTACTGAGCTTGAAAGCTCCTCACAGCAATATCTCTTGCTCATTGGGGCTTTGCGTTCCTTGTCTCGTCAAGAACACCCCACTGAATTGACCCTTGATTCGTATTTGTTGCGGGCACTGAGCATGGCAGGGTGGGCTCCCAGTTTCGATGGCTGTGCCAAGTGTGCTGCTGAAGGCCCTCATGAAAGTTTCATCGTTCAACTCGGTGGCATGGTTTGCACGCAGTGTGCACCTCCCGGGTCTGCACACATCGTGCCGCAGGTAGTTCTTCTCCTCGATGCTCTCGTGCGTGGCGAGTGGGACGTCGCCGAGGCAGTACCTGTTGAATACTGGAGTAAAGCCAGCGCCCTCGTTTCTGCCTATACCCAGTGGCACTTGGAGCGGACACTTCGATCTTTGGAGCATGTAGCACGATGA
- a CDS encoding isoprenyl transferase, giving the protein MSKPYTHKDAVEYRPVDWTGIYPPAFPAGSVPNHVAIVMDGNGRWANQQGLTRVEGHKAGEAALLDVVAGAIQAGVKHLSVYAFSTENWKRSPEEVRFLMGFNRDVLHRRRDQLNEWDVRVRWAGRKPKLWPSVIEELQFAEELTKKNKTLTLTMCVNYGGRTEIADAVRKISEDVAAGKINPSKVTEKFIAKNLYIPDMPDVDLFVRSSGEQRTSNFLLWQSAYAEMVFLNQLWPAFSRTDLWDAIEQYIGRDRRFGGAVDKPSAK; this is encoded by the coding sequence ATGAGTAAGCCATACACGCACAAAGACGCAGTCGAGTACAGGCCCGTGGATTGGACGGGTATCTATCCTCCTGCGTTCCCGGCGGGGTCCGTCCCGAATCACGTTGCCATTGTGATGGACGGCAATGGTCGCTGGGCAAATCAGCAAGGTCTGACCCGTGTTGAGGGACACAAGGCAGGAGAAGCAGCTCTTCTCGATGTTGTCGCTGGCGCTATCCAAGCAGGGGTGAAGCATCTGAGTGTTTATGCTTTCAGCACAGAAAACTGGAAGAGATCACCAGAAGAAGTGCGCTTTCTCATGGGCTTCAACCGTGATGTTCTGCACCGTCGTCGCGACCAACTCAATGAGTGGGATGTGCGAGTGCGATGGGCTGGGCGTAAACCGAAGTTGTGGCCCTCCGTCATTGAGGAACTTCAGTTTGCTGAAGAACTGACCAAGAAAAACAAAACCCTCACCTTGACCATGTGCGTGAATTACGGTGGTCGAACCGAAATCGCTGATGCGGTGCGTAAAATCTCGGAAGATGTAGCAGCTGGAAAAATCAATCCCTCCAAGGTGACAGAGAAATTCATAGCGAAAAATCTCTACATTCCCGATATGCCAGATGTGGACCTTTTTGTGCGATCCAGCGGGGAACAGCGCACCTCAAACTTCTTACTGTGGCAATCTGCATACGCCGAGATGGTGTTCTTGAACCAGTTATGGCCGGCTTTCTCTCGAACGGATTTGTGGGACGCTATAGAGCAATACATCGGCCGTGATCGACGCTTTGGTGGAGCAGTTGATAAGCCCAGCGCGAAATAG
- a CDS encoding DsbA family oxidoreductase, giving the protein MTDPIKVDIWSDVQCPWCYIGKRKFEAGAKLYGKPVEVEYHSFELAPDTPVDYEGDPVQYLSERKGIPVEQVHQMLERVTGIAESVGLHYNYDAVHQTNTIKAHEVLHYAKAHGKQQEMKERLLKAYFIDGEHVGKSENLAKLAGEIGLDEQDVLRSLETEEYLPSVKADMAQAREYGITGVPFYVIDGKYGISGAQDAATFASALNEAAENRA; this is encoded by the coding sequence ATGACCGACCCCATCAAGGTTGATATTTGGTCTGATGTCCAATGTCCCTGGTGTTACATCGGGAAACGTAAGTTTGAAGCAGGCGCCAAGTTATACGGAAAGCCAGTTGAGGTGGAGTACCACTCCTTCGAGTTAGCACCAGATACACCGGTGGATTACGAGGGTGATCCTGTTCAGTATCTAAGTGAGCGCAAGGGTATTCCGGTTGAGCAAGTGCACCAAATGCTTGAGCGAGTTACCGGAATAGCCGAAAGTGTCGGACTTCACTACAACTATGACGCTGTCCACCAAACCAACACCATCAAAGCTCACGAGGTGTTGCATTACGCCAAAGCACACGGCAAGCAACAGGAAATGAAAGAACGCCTCCTCAAGGCATATTTCATCGATGGTGAGCACGTGGGTAAGAGCGAAAACTTAGCCAAACTAGCTGGCGAGATTGGCTTAGACGAACAGGATGTGTTGCGCAGTTTAGAAACTGAAGAATATCTTCCTTCGGTTAAAGCAGATATGGCGCAAGCTCGGGAATATGGCATCACTGGTGTGCCTTTTTATGTCATTGATGGCAAATATGGAATCTCTGGTGCACAGGATGCAGCAACATTTGCTTCTGCACTGAATGAAGCTGCAGAAAACAGAGCCTAA
- the dusB gene encoding tRNA dihydrouridine synthase DusB, protein MTMTSVKTGARAGNLNIGPIQAVVPVVLAPMAGITNMAYRRLCREQGSGIFVSEMITSRALVERTPGSMHLIQTHPSEEIRSIQLYGVAPKTVREAVTMLVAEDRADHIDLNFGCPVPKVTRKGGGSALPWKKDLFREIVEEAVKAAGEIPLTIKMRKGIDADHLTFIEAGKAAEGAGVAAIALHGRTASEFYSGHADWNAIGELKQAVTSVPVLGNGDIWSAEDAVRMMDETGCDGVVVGRGCLGRPWLFAELDAAFRERAGLQEPGNRIEPTLGYVATTLRRHLELLIEFFDSEEHACRDIRKHMAWYFKGYPVGGDVRSQLAQVTSLQHLDDLLGQLDWSTPYPGADAEGQRGRQGTPKRPSLPDRWLESQELSDAEKAVVAHAEIDASGG, encoded by the coding sequence ATGACGATGACGAGTGTGAAGACAGGTGCCCGGGCGGGCAATTTGAACATTGGGCCTATTCAGGCCGTAGTTCCTGTCGTGCTCGCACCCATGGCTGGCATTACCAACATGGCCTACCGTCGACTGTGCCGAGAGCAGGGCTCTGGAATTTTTGTCTCCGAGATGATCACTTCACGGGCCCTCGTAGAGCGTACGCCTGGATCAATGCACTTGATCCAAACCCACCCCAGTGAAGAAATTCGTTCCATCCAGTTGTATGGAGTGGCGCCAAAAACGGTCCGTGAAGCCGTCACCATGCTTGTGGCTGAAGACCGTGCAGACCACATTGATCTCAATTTTGGTTGTCCAGTCCCGAAAGTCACCCGTAAGGGTGGCGGTTCGGCATTGCCCTGGAAAAAAGACTTATTCCGAGAAATTGTCGAAGAAGCAGTTAAGGCTGCTGGTGAAATTCCACTAACTATCAAGATGCGTAAAGGCATCGATGCTGACCACCTCACGTTCATAGAAGCAGGTAAAGCAGCCGAGGGGGCTGGGGTTGCCGCCATTGCTTTGCACGGGAGAACAGCCTCCGAGTTTTATTCAGGGCATGCTGACTGGAATGCGATTGGCGAACTCAAGCAAGCGGTGACAAGTGTTCCCGTTCTGGGGAACGGAGATATTTGGTCTGCCGAAGACGCTGTTCGCATGATGGATGAAACCGGCTGTGATGGAGTTGTTGTTGGACGTGGCTGCCTTGGGCGTCCTTGGCTTTTCGCTGAATTGGACGCTGCGTTCCGCGAGCGTGCGGGACTCCAAGAACCTGGCAACAGAATTGAACCCACACTGGGTTATGTTGCAACCACTTTGCGCCGTCACCTTGAGCTCTTAATTGAGTTCTTTGATTCAGAAGAGCATGCCTGCCGCGACATCCGCAAACACATGGCCTGGTATTTCAAGGGATACCCGGTTGGGGGAGATGTACGCTCTCAATTGGCTCAAGTTACCAGCTTGCAACACCTCGATGATCTGCTCGGCCAGCTTGATTGGTCCACGCCCTACCCGGGAGCGGATGCTGAAGGTCAACGCGGCCGTCAGGGGACTCCGAAGCGACCTTCTTTGCCAGATAGATGGTTGGAGTCTCAGGAACTCAGCGACGCTGAAAAAGCAGTTGTCGCACATGCTGAAATCGATGCGAGTGGTGGCTAA